GTCCGGCCGCCCGACAGGGTTCTCGTCGTCGACAACACCAGCACAGACGGGACGCCCGAGCTCCTGTCGCGGGAGTTTCCCCAAGTCGTGGCGCTCCGGCTTCCCCGGAACGAGGGTGGGGCCGGCGGCTTCGCTGCGGGCATGACGTGGGCCCTCGCGCAGGGCGCCGACTGGACCTGGCTCTTGGACGATGACGTGACGGCCGACCGTGACTGCCTCAAGGAGTTGCTGGAGGTCTCGATGGTCGGGGGCAGGCGCGTGGTGGTCCCGCGCCGACTCACCGCGGAGGGTAACGACTGCGCCAGCGAGGCGATCCTGGTCGAGGGAGCGCAACGGTTCGAGGTGGTCCGAGTCGATCCGCGCCGCGGGCGGTATCATCCCGTCGACCTGTTCACCTTCGAGGGCCCCCTCATCCACCGGTCGGTGGCCGAGGAGGTCGGCATGCCCAACCGCAAGCTGTTCATCTGCGGAGACGACATCCTCTACGCCATCCGGATCAACCGCCGGATGGGGCCGCTGTCGTGCGCGCTCGCCACCCGGGCGGTGGTGCGGAAGCAGCTTCACCGGGTGCAGGGGATCAAGGCCCGCTCGCGGCTCAAGGCATGGATGACCGGAGACCCCGTCTACGAAGTCTTCGAAGACGAGCAGCACTGGAAGCTCGTCTACGAGCTCCGGAACCGTCACATCATCTGGCACGAGTTGGGCTGGCGGCGACGTCGACTCCAGCTCCTGGTCCTCCACCTGGGCTATATCGGCGCCGACCTGATCCATGCCGTGCGCCACGGCTGGAACTGGCCGCTCCGGCTCAAGTGGAACGTGGCGGCGTGGCTCCTGGGCGTCTTCGCTAGAGACGGGATGTTCCTCGACCCCGAAGCATATCGGGCGCAGGCGGCGGCGCGGCGGCGGCCCGCGCGGAGGCGGAACCCGTGAATCGCTGGGACCTCCTGAGAGCCGGCGCCCTGTCGGGCATCGGCGCGCTGGCGGGGGCGGTGATCGGGCCCGAGCGGCTCCATCGCTGGTCCCACCGTCTCTCGCCGGGGTGGCAGGAGTTCGCGCGGGAGGCTCGCGCGGTGAGCGAGCGGCACTGGAGGCAGACGCGCGAGACCGTGGCCACCCTGAAGCAGAAATACGAGCAGCCGGTCCTCGGCCGCCAGCGCGTCTGGGACCTGGTGGAGAAGCTCGCCCTGTGCGTCGATCCGACGGACGCCCGGCTCTACTGCACGAGCCAGCTGATTCACGTGCAGCAGATCGTGGCAGGGATGGAGCGCGACGGCGTGAACGACCCCGACATGCTCATCGCCGCCATCACCCACGACCTCGGCAAGGTGTTACTGCTGACCGGAGAGGCGCCGGAGAACGTCGTGGGCATGAACGCGCCCATCGGACGATATCCCGCCGGGGTCGGACTCGACAACGTCGTGTTCCAGTGGAACCACGACGAGTTCATCTACTCGAGGCTGAAGGACTACCTGCCGGACCACCTCGCGTGGTTGTTGCGCTACCACAGCATCGAGATCCCGCTCACGAGGCCGTTCATGGACGCCTCGGACCGCGCGTACCTCGAGCGCTACCTTCTGCCGTTCAGGAAATACGACCAGGGGACGAAGTCGGCCTGCGTCTTGCCCCCGCGGACCATCCTCGAGAAGCACCGGGATCTCATCGAGGGCGCGTTCCCGAGAAGCATCCTCGTCTAGTCCATCGACTCTTGCAATTATCAGACGCTTCGCCTGGCGTTCACCACGTCGGGATGATGGAGCGTGGTCTCGGGCACGTTCTTGAGCCAGCGGTCCACGAGTTCCACACCCTGGGCGAAGCAGTGATCCTGGTTCGACACCTCGTACTTCCAGGCGCCGAACCGGCCCCGACTGTACACATCGCGGGACTCGAGCGCTGGAAGCACCAAGCCCAGCGTCTCGTCCCGGCCGAGCGCGGGCGTCGGATAGCCATGCTCGAGCCGGCGATGCCAGACGTGGTGCACCGACGCGCGGCCGGGGACGAGACCCGCGTCGAGGAGCCCCCGAAGCGTCGTCTCCACCAGGCGCGATCCATCCACAGCCTTCACGGGGGACTCCGACACCTCGAGGAGCAGCGACCAGTAGCGCTCGGGGTGCGGAACGTTCCCGGGCGAGTAGCGTGAGAAGACCGTGGCGCGGTAGAAGGGATAGCCCTCCTCCGGAAAGTAAATCCAGGACTTGTCGGCGAGCCGATCGTCCGGCCGGCCGTGGAGCCCGATGCCGAGCACATGGGTGGAGGAATGCTTGAGCCGAGTCACCGCCGTCCCCAGCTCGTCGGCGAGATCGCTCTGCCGCACGAGGATGTCGAGCGGAACCGTGCTGAGGAGCCGCTCGTAGCGGACAGTTTCCCCGCCAGCGAAGTGGGCCAGGTGCCCGGCCGTGTCGAGATGGAGGAGCGGGCGCTCCAGGCAAAGCTTCCCCGGGTGCCGCTCGGCCAGGCGCGTGGCGAGCGCCCGCCACACGGAGCCGGTCCCGCCGTGGCGCGGGAAGCGGAAGCGATTGTTGGGACCCCACCCGACGTCGTCGCGCCCCCGCCGGATGTTCTCGCGCACGCGCCCCACGTCCACGTGGGCGACGCGGTCCCCGACCCAGGCGCACGACAGATCCTCGAGCGGGTAGCCCCAGACCTTCCGGTTGTAGGGGCCGAGGAACATCGCCGCGATCCCGCCGCCGAAGTTCTGGTCGATCCACTCGCCGAGATGCGCGGGCGGGGCGGCGCCGCTCCGGCGGGCGAGGAGCCCGGCCAGGCACGCGTCACGGTCGGCGCCGGGCAGGCGGTGGAGGTTGAGTTGGAAGGGATAGGGCACGAAGCACCCGCGAATCCAGACCCACGCCTGCCGCTCGTGGCGGAGCCATCCGTCCTCGCCCAAGAGATCGTCCATCAGTCGATCGAAGTGCTCGTAGTGGCTGAACTGGACATGTCCACCCAGGTCCCAGGTGAATCCGTGCTCGTCGACCACGGAACCGGCAAGCCCGCCGGCCTCCGCCTCCGCCTCGCAGAGCCACCAGTCGGCATGCTCGAGTTGATCGAGGCGCCACGCCGCCCCGAGGCCCGTGGGCCCGGCGCCGACGATCAAGATTCCCACGCGGTCGACCATCAGGGGATCGCGGATTCGCGGGAAGCGTTCACGAGCCGTTTCCCGCCTCCCGTTCCGACGGGAGCCAGCCGAGGGCACGCGGGGGCAGTGGTCAGAACCTGAGACGGCGGGGCAGTCGCCGGTGGGGACAGCTTTGAGATCGTCTTGGCGAGATGTACGGCCGCAGCTACTGAGACCGGCCGTTCCACCGTGAGTACGTCGAACGTGTGGTCGGCAAGGTTGACGAGGTGTCGCCCGGCGATCTGTATGACGTCCCGGGTTTTCAGCGGCACCAATCCACTGTAACATTTTGCAGACACCGTTTGAAAAGCTGTCGTTTCGAGATGGCGGGATTGTTGAAGGATCACGGGCGGGGGCAGCGTAGACCCCGCAGGACAAATGAGGGTATGAAGTGGTGAAATGTCGAAGACTTGTAGCAAGCCGAAGCCTGTACCGAAGCTCTCCTGGAGCCGAAGGCCGGCTTCATTTCATGACTGAGGTTGCTGGGAACGTTGAGATGTCAGCGGAGCGCATTTTGCGGCATCTCTTCGGGAAGGGGTGGTGGGCTCTCGGGGGAAAGGTACATGGCCGGAGCTATCTCGTGCCTGACGATCGCATCTGTTTCTCAACTCTCGGCGACCGGGGGCGCGGCGAGCGCCGGCAGCCCGGCCTCGGCGTAGACGGCCTCCAGGGTCGTCGGCACCAGGCCCGCTGGCGCCGGGCGCGCCGCCGGCGAGACCCGCCGCAGCTTGTGCCGCGTCCGGGCGACCGGCGCGTAGCGATACGGTTCCCCTTTGCGCAGCAGATGCCACACGAGCACCACGAGCTTGCGTGCCAGCGCCGTCACCGCGACATTGTGACCCTTCTTCCGGCGGACGCGATGGTACGTGGCACTCAGCGGGGCCCCGCTCATGGCCAGCGACTGCGCCGCCTCGATCGCCAGCCACCGCGCTTGGCTCCGGCCCCGCTTGGTGATCCGCCCGTGATAGCACTGCTCCCCCGACTGGTACGTGCTCGGCACCAGGCCGAACTAGGCCGCCAGCTTGCCGGGCGTCGGGAAGCGGTGGATGTCCCCGATC
The DNA window shown above is from Candidatus Methylomirabilota bacterium and carries:
- a CDS encoding FAD-dependent oxidoreductase; amino-acid sequence: MVDRVGILIVGAGPTGLGAAWRLDQLEHADWWLCEAEAEAGGLAGSVVDEHGFTWDLGGHVQFSHYEHFDRLMDDLLGEDGWLRHERQAWVWIRGCFVPYPFQLNLHRLPGADRDACLAGLLARRSGAAPPAHLGEWIDQNFGGGIAAMFLGPYNRKVWGYPLEDLSCAWVGDRVAHVDVGRVRENIRRGRDDVGWGPNNRFRFPRHGGTGSVWRALATRLAERHPGKLCLERPLLHLDTAGHLAHFAGGETVRYERLLSTVPLDILVRQSDLADELGTAVTRLKHSSTHVLGIGLHGRPDDRLADKSWIYFPEEGYPFYRATVFSRYSPGNVPHPERYWSLLLEVSESPVKAVDGSRLVETTLRGLLDAGLVPGRASVHHVWHRRLEHGYPTPALGRDETLGLVLPALESRDVYSRGRFGAWKYEVSNQDHCFAQGVELVDRWLKNVPETTLHHPDVVNARRSV
- a CDS encoding inositol oxygenase family protein encodes the protein MNRWDLLRAGALSGIGALAGAVIGPERLHRWSHRLSPGWQEFAREARAVSERHWRQTRETVATLKQKYEQPVLGRQRVWDLVEKLALCVDPTDARLYCTSQLIHVQQIVAGMERDGVNDPDMLIAAITHDLGKVLLLTGEAPENVVGMNAPIGRYPAGVGLDNVVFQWNHDEFIYSRLKDYLPDHLAWLLRYHSIEIPLTRPFMDASDRAYLERYLLPFRKYDQGTKSACVLPPRTILEKHRDLIEGAFPRSILV
- a CDS encoding glycosyltransferase encodes the protein MSKRVCAVVVTHNRRALLPRCLDSLLDQVRPPDRVLVVDNTSTDGTPELLSREFPQVVALRLPRNEGGAGGFAAGMTWALAQGADWTWLLDDDVTADRDCLKELLEVSMVGGRRVVVPRRLTAEGNDCASEAILVEGAQRFEVVRVDPRRGRYHPVDLFTFEGPLIHRSVAEEVGMPNRKLFICGDDILYAIRINRRMGPLSCALATRAVVRKQLHRVQGIKARSRLKAWMTGDPVYEVFEDEQHWKLVYELRNRHIIWHELGWRRRRLQLLVLHLGYIGADLIHAVRHGWNWPLRLKWNVAAWLLGVFARDGMFLDPEAYRAQAAARRRPARRRNP